The Patescibacteria group bacterium sequence TCGCCTTCGTCCTTTCGGGACTTCGGCGAGATAATACCGTGGTGCCACCTTTGTTGTTTTAACCCTAATGACAGATTTATCCCGCCCTCATGGCAAGATTAAAAAAATCCGTCAGTAAACGGATTAAAACCACTTTTACTGACTCAGTCACCCGTGGCATATGTGCTTTACGGGTCGACATCAGTTAGCCCATGGTTACGGAGGCGACCGAGTTGCCACTTGTGCAGCAACCACCCTTTCCAGTTTAAGCTGGAATGATTCAGGCCCAACCCCCTACCTTGCGGCAGAGGACCCGAATAGGTTTTACAATTTTTAAAGATAAATCTATCTTATCACAGTGAAAAAATTATGTCAAGAGTTTGTATAGTTAACAGTCAAGGGTAACACTTTGAAGGTATTTTTCCTGGGGTGTTAACCCGTTAAGCGTTAAATGTATTCTTTTAAAATTGTAATAGTCTAACCATTCATAAGCGGTTTTCCAGACCCGGTAAGGATTTTGGTAATATTCATCATCAATCGTCCGGTGGACTCGTTCCACATTGGCGTTCCACCAAGGAGATTTTTTCGGGATAAAATAATGGGGAATGTTGTTTTTAATCAACCGGCTATGAAATTTACCCCTAAACTCAGAGCCATTATCAGTCTGGACTGACAATATTTTAAAACCAAAATATTTTTCCGCTCGTCCAAAGGCAGCTATGGCGTTTTTACTCTCCTTAGTCGGAAACACGATAAAATAATACTTTTTCGTGTAGGGGTCAAAGGCGGAGAACTGGTATTTCCTTACTCCATCCTCGTAAACATACTTAATATCCATTTGCGCGCCTTCCCCTGGTTTTTTAACAGTTAATGCCTGTTTCATCGGCTCGTACCAGGGCAATCTCCTCTGCGGTTTTCTAA is a genomic window containing:
- a CDS encoding DDE-type integrase/transposase/recombinase gives rise to the protein MPSPIKYDRLQRFRWYLQVDKYHQSVKETCRIFGISRKCYYKWRFRDYGKRGNTYLPAKRQPNLKLTWEVRKFIEEQKRITNYGPLKMKYLVKRELGIEVSTTIIYRYYQRKHLIRKPQRRLPWYEPMKQALTVKKPGEGAQMDIKYVYEDGVRKYQFSAFDPYTKKYYFIVFPTKESKNAIAAFGRAEKYFGFKILSVQTDNGSEFRGKFHSRLIKNNIPHYFIPKKSPWWNANVERVHRTIDDEYYQNPYRVWKTAYEWLDYYNFKRIHLTLNGLTPQEKYLQSVTLDC